From the genome of Pirellulaceae bacterium:
ATTTCCACCGTGTCACCCATGGCGGACTGATTGTCTTCGTCATGTACGTGGCACACCGTTCTTCGACGCACGAATTTGCCGTACTTGGGATGCCGTACCAATCGATCAATTTCGACGCGCCGCGTCTTGGACGTCTTATCGCTGGCTACCACTCCCACAACAATATTTGCCATAGTCGCCTACCGCTGTTCTTTCTGACCTAATCTGATTCAATCTGCTCGACGCCATCTGCCCCAAAGTAACCCTTGAGGCCGCTGTCACTCGAAATGCTCACTGCCAGGTGATTACTACGCTACGCCGTCGCCGACTTTCGTCGAATGCGCTCGGTTTGCAAGGTACGGATGCGCGCTATCATCCGTCGGTTGCGGCGCTTTTCGGAAGTCGCCTTGACCTTTTCCGTCTGTGCTTTGACTCGCAAATGGAACAACTGATTGGCGGCATCCTTAGCCGTCAGTTCCAACTGCTCGTCACTCATCTCGCGCAAGTCACCAAGTTTCATGACAATTGTCTCTCCAGCGGCAGCTTTCACGTTGTGAAGACAACCGCTCACTTAACCCTACAAAACCGAATCCTCGTTACCCTACAGTCCGCCATTGGCCACCGACCGCACACGGTCGGCCAACGCCCATACGCGCCCCCTTTAAGCTGGTCGACGACGAATGAGCCGAACCGGCAATGGCAACTTGGCAGCCAAACGCGCGAAGCAAATCTTTGCCTGCTGTTCGGATACTCCTGCCAACTCATACAAAATCGTGCCCGGCTTAATGACAGCCACCCAGGCTTCCGGCTCTCCCTTACCCTTACCCATGCGCGTCTCCAAAGGCTTGGAGGAAATAGGCTTGTCGGGGAAAATACGGATATACAATCGGCCTTCGCCGCGCACGTACTGCTGTGCCGCGATACGGCCAGCTTCGATTGTGCGCGCCTTGATCCAACCGCCTTGAGTCGCCTGCAACCCGTAGTCACCAAAGACCACTTTGTTACCCCGGGTAGCACTACCTTTTATGCGCCCTCTTTGGCTTTTTCGATGCATTACCCGCTTGGGCATCAGCGCCATCGGTCGAGTCTCCCGAGTAAAAACCTTGATTGATCCACACTTGAACACCCAGATTCCCTTGAGGCGTGGACGCCTCAGCGAATCCATAGTCGATCTTTGCCTGCAATGTGCTCAGGGGCAACGATCCTGTACTAGCCTTTTCACAGCGAGCCATTTCCGCTCCGCCCAAACGCCCTGACAACTGAACCTTGATTCCCTTGGCACCAGCGTCCATGGTCGTTTCCAGAGCCCGCTTCATTGTTCGACGGAAGTTGGCACGCTTCATCAACTGCTGCGCGATATCCTCAGCCACTAACCGAGCCTGAATCTCAGGTCGCGCAATCTCTTCGATCTTCAAATTGACGCGCCGTCCAACCAGCGACTGCAGTTCTTCCTGCAGCTTCTCAACTTCCTGACCCTTCTTACCAATAATCAGTCCAGGCCGAGCCACGAACAGCACTACCCGTACTTCATCGCGCGTACGCTCAATCTCAATCCGATCGATGCCAGCGCTGCGATATTGCGACTGGAACTTAGGATCGGGATGATTGCGAACGAAGTGTCGAATCTTCTGATCCTCAACAAGCAGCTCGGCATACTCCTTCTTAGAAGCATACCAGCGGCTCTTCCAGCCAACGACCACGCCGGTTCGAAAACCAACTGGATTGACCTTTTGACCCATAAATCACTCGCTTGTAGAAAATTGCCTACGCCAACCAACGCTCTGAAAAATGCTCAACCTACCCGACTATTCCAATCCACTGCCTAGCTCATCAATGGTCTTCAGCACCACGGTAATGTGCGACGAACGACGCAAAATACCAAAGGCCATGCCACGCGCACGCGGTCGAATTCGCTTAAACATCGGACCACCGTCGATGCGAGCATCCACCACTACCAGCCGCTCTGGATTATGCGTGACGCCCTTGTTCTGTTCAGGATCCTGCGCATTGCCGATGGCGCTACGAACCACCTTCTCCAGCATTCTCGCGCCGCGCTGGGGCTGGTACTTCAGGATATCCAAGGCTTCGTCGGCAAACTTACCGCGCACCAAATCCGCCAGCGGTCGCACTTTTCGCGAGCTAATGCGAGCGTAGTTGTGAGTGGCTCGAAATGACATCTCTACAAATCCTAAAATGAAGTTCAAATGCACCGAACGGTTGGCGACCAGTCACTGCGACTGCCGGAACTACTTCTTTGCACCCTTTCCAGAGTGACCGCGAAACGTTCGTGTAGGAGCGAATTCGCCCAACTTATGCCCCACCATGTCTTCGGTCACGAAGACACGCATGTGCTGCTTGCCGTTGTGAACCATGAAAGTCATGCCAACAAACTCAGGCACAATCGTGCAGCGCCGAGCCCAGGTCGTAATCGGTTCGCCATCTTTGCGCGAATCACGCGCTGCGGTTACTTTGCCGAACAACCGCGGATCGACGAACGGCCCCTTTTTTGTTGAGCGTCCCATAAATTTATCAATCTCCCAATTTGCAATGCCCAATCGAGCAGTGTCTTATTTTGCAGCGTCTTATCTATCCAGCGACTTAAACCGCCTGACCAACCAATCTGACTAGCGAAGCTTCAACTGGCCATACCGTCGCGAACGGCGACGACGAACAATGGCCGAGTTGGACGGCTTGCGACGGGCGCGAGTCGAACCACCTTTGGTCGGCTTGCCTTGCGGAGTCACCGGATTGCGCCCCCCCTTGGTTCGGCCTTCACCGCCACCGTGCGGGTGATCGATTGGATTCATCGCAGTACCACGAACGTGAGGTCGACGGCCCTTCCAACGATTTCGTCCGGCCTTACCAATCACAACAGCACTATGATCAGGATTACTTGCCTTGCCGATTGTCGCTCGACAACCGCTGGGCACACGGCGAATTTCGCCGCTGGGCATCTGCAATTGAGCCCAATCTGCTTCGCGGGCCATCAAGACCGCCAACGTACCGGCGCTACGACACAAAACGCCACCACGACCGGGCTGCATTTCAACACAAAACACTTCAGTGCCTGGCGGAATCCCCTTGAGCGGCAAACAGTTACCAACCTTAACCGGCGCATCCGGACCATTCTGAACCGTCTCGCCAGCCTTGAGCCCATCGGGAGCGACCACATAGGACTTGTGCCCATCGGCGTAGACCAACAACGCGATACGGCACGAGCGATTCGGGTCATATTGAATCGAATCAACCTTGGCAGGCACGCCATCCTTATTCCGCTTGAAGTCGATTAGCCGATACTGCTGCTTATGACCGCCTCCACGATGACGACAGGTGATCTTGCCTTGATTATTGCGGCCACCTTTCTTGCGACGAGGAATCAACAACGACTTTTCAGGCACCGCACCGGGCGTCAGCTCCGAAAAATCGCTGACCGATGCGTTGCGCCGCCCAGGGCTCGTCGGCTTGTAAATTCGTATTCCCATTTTCAGTACCTAACTGGCAATAATCTATATCTCGAATATCTATTGCTCGGCTTAGCCACACTCTGGCGAACATAGCCACCCATAACCACCACGCTCTAGCCAACCTAGCTACAGGCCGCCATCTTAGAAGAAGTCGATGCGATGCTCCGAATTCAGCTTCACAATCGCCTTCTTCCAGTTGCTGGTCTGGCCAGCCCGGTGACGGTATCGCCGAGACTTACCCTTGCGATTTTGCGTCATCACCTTGTCTACCTTCACATTGAACAACTCCTCAACCGCGCGACGCACGTCCGTCTTGGTCGCCAGCGGATGAATCTCAAACGCGTAATGATTGTTGCGAGTCGCGCGGTGCATCCCCTTTTCGGTCACCAGCGGGCGCACAATCACCTGATGCGACTCCAGCTTCAATCCAACACCAGCCTCTACTTCAGCCATGAACCACCTCTACGAATTCTTAATCAGTTCCAGCGCCGCTTTAGTGACCAGCATCCGACGCGGGCGAAGCACAGCCAAAGCGTTCAAATCCGCCACCGGAGCCACACCCACTCCCGGAACATTGCGAGCACTCAGATACACATTGGTCAAGTAGCCATCAGTCGCCACAATGGTCGACATGCCGGCCAACCCCAGCGCCTTGAGCGTGGCAGCAAACTCCTTGGTCTTCGGAGCTGACATATCCAACTTGTCGACCACCACCAGCTCACCGTCGTGAATCTTGCTAGCGATCGCCATCCGCGTGGCAGCTCGAATCGCCTTCTTAGGCATACGATAGTAAAACGATCGCGGCCGGAGCTGCATAGCATGACCACCACCGCGACGCTGCGGCGCCCGACGGCTACCCACGCGAGCGTTACCCGTCCCCTTTTGACGATACAGCTTGCGCGTCGACCCAGAAACCTCGCCGCGAGCCTTGGTTTTCTTGGTACCCTGGCGCTGATTGGCCAGATACATTACAACCGCATCGTGCAAGAGCTGCTTACTGATCTTGGGCGCAATCGAAGCCGGATCAACCTCGACCTGACCGACCTGCGCGCCCTTCTGATCATAAACTGGCAAAGTAACCATATTAACCGCCTAACCCTGATCGCCTAACCAACCTTATTCGTTTCCTTGACAACCACATACGCGCCCTTTGGGCCCGGCACAGCGCCGCAAACTAACAGCAAATTGTTCTCAGCATCGACCTTGACAACCTTCAAGTTTCGAGCCGTCGACCGCGCGGCCCCGTACTGCCCAGCCATCTTCTTACCCTTAAAGGTACGGCCGGGATAAGTATTCATACTCGTACCACCCGGATGGCGGTGACACTTCTTAACACCGTGCGTAGCACGCTGACCAGCAAAATTATGTCGCTTCATGACGCCCGAATAGCCTCGACCACGGGTCGTCCCAATAACATCCACCGCCTTGACGCCTTCCAGCACAGCGGCAGTTACCGTTCCGCCAACCTGCAACTCGGTCGCACCGCGCAACTCGCGAACAAACCGCTGAGGCTCACAATCGGCCTTGGATGATGCTGCCACGCCACCAACAGCCGTAACTCGAGCACTACGCTTGCTGCTAATAGCAGCCACATGACCTCGCTCAGAACGACTACTTAGCCTGCGAGGCTTATCGGAAAACCCGAGCTGAACCGCTTCATAGCCATCGCGATCAACGGTGCGCACCTGAAGAACATGGCAGGGACCAACCTCAAGAACAGTAACCGGAACGGCGGTGCCGTCTTCCTGGAAAATCTGCGTTGTGCCGACCTTACGGCCGAGTATGCCCTTAGCCATCTTTCACTTCCCGTCGAACGCTTGCCAGCCAGGACCAAGGACCACCGGTCCCCGTTACCCGACTAACTTCCGCCACATAGGTAAACTCGTGATAGAAACAAACTTCTGTAACTTCAACCTTCCCAACCGAACTCAATCAATAACCCGACCAGCATTCACCCAATCGATAGGCAGCCGCAAGACGAAACCAGCCACCCCTCGACTAGCGAGCGGTCGCCTTAATCTTGATATCAACACCCGCGGGCAAACTCAGCTTGTTTAGAGCCTCGATGGTCTTGGCCGTAGCCTGACGAATGTCGATCAGGCGCTTGTGCGTCCGGATTTCAAACTGCTGCCGAGCCTTCTTGTCAATGTGAGGGCCAGACAGAACCGTGTATCGCTCAATTCGCGTTGGCAGCGGAATAGGCCCGTGAACTTCGGAGTGAGTTCGCTTGGCCGTATCCACGATTTCTGCGGCACTTTGATCCAGTACCGTGTGATCGTAAGCTTCCATACGGATGCGGATAACTTCATGCGAACTAGACGACACGTTCGGCCCCTATATCATTTGCCTGTGGAACGCAACGACACAAATCTGGACGTTTCCCTAACCCAATAGCGCACCCTCACGGGCGCAGCCTGCAGCAGGGAAGGGAGTGAGTTTACGAGTCGATCCTGGGATCGTCAACTGCAAATCGACCGCCGCATTTTACAAATTTCTCCCGGCTCCAGTGGCGTTACTCACAGATCCTCGGAACATGCTCGCCCACAGCGATTTCCGACTTAAAAATCGTCAGAATTCCTCCTTCCTGTCGGCACACTCCCTAAAGTCTATCGGATAGAATCATGGCAGATCCCATCCCCGCCGACTGCCAATGAACGAGGGCTGTTTTGATGTCCAGACATATTTCCAGGCGCTCTGCAATTCAGCAGGTCGCAATTTGGGGCGGTGCCGCTGGTGTGGCTACCCAGTTGCTACCCACCAACCGCATTCTTGGTTCTAATGATCGCATTGGCGTGGGAATGATTGGCGTTCGCAATCAAGGAAGCGGCAATTTGAAGCGGTTTCAGCAGGCTGGTGCCGATATCGTGGCCATTTGCGATGTGGACTCTGCTGTGGCTGCAGCAGCCACGAAACTGGTCAAAGGGCCGGCCCCCAAGCTACTGAGCGACTACCGAAAACTACTGGACGATCCAGCCATCGACGCCGTGGTGATCACCGTGCCCGATCACTGGCATGCGTTGATGACCATTCATGCTTGCCAAGCGGGCAAAGATGTATATTGCGAAAAGCCCCTGACGCTAACCATCGCTGAAGGACGGAAGATGGTGGCTGCGGCTCGGACCCATCAACGCATCGTACAGACCGGTTCCCAGCAGCGATCATCCAGTGAGTTTTGGCGGGCCTGCATGTTGGTTCGCAACGGCCACATCGGAACAGTCGCAGAAGTTCGCGTTGGCCTTCCGGGCTGTAATCATCCGGGTCCCTTGGGGCTGGATAGCTTGCCGCCACCCGAGTTAGATTATGAACGCTGGCTGGGGCCGGCGCCCCAACGCCCCTACAACAGCCTACGCGTTCACTACAATTTTCGCTTTTGGTGGGATTACTCCGGCGGGCAGATGACCAACTTCGGCGCGCACCATTTGGATATTGCTCAGTGGGCGTTGGGCATGGATGACAGCGGGCCGGTTGCCGTGGATGGTGTAGCGGGCTTTCATCCCGAGCGGGTGCATGAAGTCACTGAGTCGATTCGGCTGACCTATGCTTATGCCAATGGCGTCAGGCTGATCTGCGGCCAAGGACAAAAAGATATTCAATCCGGAATTCGATTCATCGGAACTCGGGGGGAAATCTACGTCAATCGCGGTAAGCTCAGAACCAATCCTGAAGACCTGACAACGCTACCGCTGGATGACCAGCCGGTCCAGTTGTACTCGAGCCACGATCATACGCGAAATTTCTTAGAGTGCATGCGCAGTCGCCAACTGCCGATATGCGATGTGGAAATTGGCCACCGCTCAGCCACCGTATGCCACCTGGGTAACATCGTGGCGCGGCTAGGTCGTGGTGTGCAGTGGGATCCGGCTTCCGAAACGATTGTTGGCGACGCAGACGCTCAAGCCATGACCGACCGCCCCTACCGCGTAGGGTATTGATTTGGTATTGGTTTCAAAGCGCAGCTGCCCGTAAGTATGTGCCAATCCACACGAGATGATTTAAAAATGTCCGACAAGGCTCAACCGTCGAAGTCGTTTTTTCGTCGCTTTCTGATACCCATCGTATTGATCGATACGCTGATCGTAATCGAGATCATCAACTGGTCGACCAACATCACCAGCGAAGTGCTGATGCCACAGTTTGGCGCTGCGGCCCAGACGGTGTTGGGGCGAATGGTCGCCTTCTTGTTCGGAGGTCTGCTACTGTTGTGGCTGTTGTTCACACGACAGGTTGGCCGCAAGCCAAAGGCGATTGTCTTTGGCTGTGTAGCGCTGATTGCGGCGGGGTTAGCGGCCAGCATTCGCACGATTGAAAACACGGGCGACAACGGCATGGTGATCCACTATCGCTGGCAACCCACACCAGAACAACGATTGGCTAGTTATCAGCGGTCCGCAAGTAAGGAATCACCGCCGGCGATACCTCTGGACCCCAGCGCTCCACAGATGACCAACTTTCTGGGACCGGCCCGCGATGGCATTATACCTGGGCGACTGCTCAATAGTAACTTGAGTCAAACCGCGCCGCGCGAGCTGTGGCGCCGACCCATGGGAGGTGGCTATGCGGCGTGCGTACTGGCGGGCGGCGTGGCGGTGACGATCGATCAGCGCGGCGAAGAAGAGGTTGTTGTCGCACTTGATTTGAAGACCGGTCAAGATCGATGGACACGGGGTTATGCCGGTCACTTCATCGAGTCCATGGGAGGCAACGGACCGCGGGCAACTCCAACCATCGCCGGGGACGAAGTGTTTGCGCTCGGAGCCAGCGGCCTGCTGGTGGCTTTGGATTTGGCCACAGGCAACGAGAAGTGGAAGACCAATATTCTCGAAGACGCCGGCGCTCAGAACATCAAATGGGGAATGTGCGGCGCTCCACTGGTCACTGCCGATAAAGTTATCGTCAACCCAGGCGGAGCGAAAGATTCGGGATTAGTTGCCTACGATCGCGCCACGGGACAGAAGCGTTGGAGCGGCGGAGGCAGCGAAGCCGGCTACGCCAGTCCCGTGTTAGGCACCATACACGGAAGCCAGCAAGTGGTCATCTTTGATGCTGTTGGCGTGGCTGGGCATGATCTTGAAAACGGCGCAGAACTGTGGCGATTTTCGTTTCCAACGTTCAACGGTATCAACTGCGGCCAGCCATTGGTCTTGCCCGACAATCGCGTGTTCATCTCCGCAGGTTATGACGCGGGAAGCGTCCTCCTGCAAATCGGCCATGAGGGAGACCAGTGGACGGTAGCTCCGGTGTGGCGCAGCAAGCGACTGAAGTGCAAAATGGGAACCGTCATCGTGCATGAAGGTTTTGCCTATGGGCTGGACGACGGCATTTTGTGCTGCGTGGATATGAACAACGGCGAGCGGAAATGGAAGTCGGGTCGCTACGGCCATGGGCAAATTTTGCTTCGTGGCACGACGTTGGTGATTCAGGCCGAGTCCGGGGACTTGGTGCTGGTAGCGGCTGAGCCAGAACGCCATCGAGAGCTGGCCAAGATACCGATGTTGCCAGGTGGAAAGACGTGGAATGCACCGGCGCTGGCAGACAACCTGCTCTTGCTACGCAATCACTTTGAGGCTGTACTCTTGGAAATGCCGGTGGCCGAACAGGCGGAACCACTCTAGCCCCGATCTGCGCTGATGGTGGGCCATCGCAAGTCGTACTTATCGCCAGGGACGCTTGGCGTCCACTGCACCTAGCCAGGGGGCAATTTCTTGACGACGACCGCAACCTGCTAGTCCCAGCCGTCCCAGCCCACAAATCCGAGAACGTTTGCAAATGAGCCCGCGGCACTTACCAGCGAGACTCCATTTGGCTAACGATTTGCTCGGCCAGTTGTTCTACGGCCTGATGGTGCGCGGTCCCCATGCTTTGGCCGCCTTCAGGAACAAAATTTGCGCCTTGGATGAAGTAAAAAGCCAATTCGCCAGCAGGCACAAATCGATTGGTCAGCAGCAGATTGCCGCGTCGATCAGTCCAAGTCAGCTCGACGCTGACAGTCGAATTGAGCACTCGTGGCTCGTCAAATGCATTCTCAGCAACCACGCGTTTGGCTTGATTGGAAACGCGACAGGTGAGCGTGCTATCCGCATTGGGATCGGCCACTACTTTGTAGGGTGTGCGCAGCTCGATCGATCGAATGAGCGCTTCGGTCAATTGTCCGCCTATCTCGTGGCGAAACGTGTCGTTGCGAACCATGGGCACGTGGATCGTCCGAATATTGGGCTGATACAGCGACGCCGTACCAAATTGGTAAGTAGCGCAACCGCACAGGCCCCCCAGTGCAAGTGTCAAAGCGGCACTAAGGCTCCACGGCGCAAGCACCAGATAGGCGGCGAACCAAGTCAGGCTACTGAGTTGCTTCAACGTCAGGTTTACTCCAGGTACGATCGTCGGCGTCGGCCCGTAACAATTTGATCAGCGGTGTGAATCGTTGAGGAGGTCGATCGGGTTTACCATTCAGTTCCGCCAGTTTCTCACGAGCCTGCTCGGCAAACGGCGTGTCTGGGTAATCGTCCAGCAACTGCTGCAAGTACATTCGCGCCGACCGGTTTTCGCCTTGCAGGAAGCGATATTCAGCGCTGCGCCACTGTCGCTCGGCCATTAAGTAATTGATCTTGACCATGGCTTCGCGCAGTTCCAACTGCCTTTCGTTGGCCTCTTGAGGAAACAGACGCACAATCGCCTTGGCACGCTTGTCGGCTTCGATCAGCGGCGAGTCGGAGTACTCGGGGCCCATGTAGGACAGCAACAGGCTCTGCAATTCAAGATATTGAGCTTTGAACTGATGCGGACTGTCAGGGTAGGTCATCCGCAACTCGCCGAAAGTTGCTGCCGCCGATTCGTAGTCCTCTTTCTCAAAGTAGTTGGTCGCCAGTCGCATCGTCGCGTCGTCGCTCACCTTGCCGATGGGGTTGTCCAGTCGCAGGTTTTCCAGAACGCGTTTACCGTGGCCCGCAGTATCGTTCCACGGCCGCTTGTTATCGGTGAAATTCACTACCACAAATGGCTTGGGATCGGCAGCATTGTATTTCAGCCAGTAGTCGGCAATCTCAAAGCGTCTAGCGTCGATCTGATCCAAATAGGGATTGCGCGGATATTCCTTGACCAGTTTGGCGTAGGTGTGTTCGGCTCGGTAATAATCTTCTGCGAAGAATTGGCACTCGGCTTGCATGAGCAGGGCGTCCTGTTCGAGCTGCGAACTTTGCCAGTTTTGGGCAGCCTTCTTGTAGTGGGTCGCAGCGGCGAGAAATGCGTCACGACGTTGCCTGCCCGTCAACTCCTTGGCAGCAGCAAACGCTTGGTTGCCTTCATCGTACGCCTTGCGTGCGGCCTCAATATCTTTGCGCGATTTGCTTGTCAGGCCAAATCGATTCAGCAGTTTGACCGAGCTGCCCTCTTCGGCCGTTTTGCCTTCAGGGCGAAAAATGCCATCGCCATATTGGCCACCAATCGCGCGCTTGGTTGCATCGTAGTCACGGTCAGCTTTGTTCCATGAAGTCAATGTGCTACAACCGGCTAGCGGGCCAAACATTGCTAC
Proteins encoded in this window:
- a CDS encoding PQQ-like beta-propeller repeat protein; translated protein: MSDKAQPSKSFFRRFLIPIVLIDTLIVIEIINWSTNITSEVLMPQFGAAAQTVLGRMVAFLFGGLLLLWLLFTRQVGRKPKAIVFGCVALIAAGLAASIRTIENTGDNGMVIHYRWQPTPEQRLASYQRSASKESPPAIPLDPSAPQMTNFLGPARDGIIPGRLLNSNLSQTAPRELWRRPMGGGYAACVLAGGVAVTIDQRGEEEVVVALDLKTGQDRWTRGYAGHFIESMGGNGPRATPTIAGDEVFALGASGLLVALDLATGNEKWKTNILEDAGAQNIKWGMCGAPLVTADKVIVNPGGAKDSGLVAYDRATGQKRWSGGGSEAGYASPVLGTIHGSQQVVIFDAVGVAGHDLENGAELWRFSFPTFNGINCGQPLVLPDNRVFISAGYDAGSVLLQIGHEGDQWTVAPVWRSKRLKCKMGTVIVHEGFAYGLDDGILCCVDMNNGERKWKSGRYGHGQILLRGTTLVIQAESGDLVLVAAEPERHRELAKIPMLPGGKTWNAPALADNLLLLRNHFEAVLLEMPVAEQAEPL
- the bamD gene encoding outer membrane protein assembly factor BamD; this translates as MNDCCQPMQYPSDALTAMATRGQRLRHCIFTAVAMFGPLAGCSTLTSWNKADRDYDATKRAIGGQYGDGIFRPEGKTAEEGSSVKLLNRFGLTSKSRKDIEAARKAYDEGNQAFAAAKELTGRQRRDAFLAAATHYKKAAQNWQSSQLEQDALLMQAECQFFAEDYYRAEHTYAKLVKEYPRNPYLDQIDARRFEIADYWLKYNAADPKPFVVVNFTDNKRPWNDTAGHGKRVLENLRLDNPIGKVSDDATMRLATNYFEKEDYESAAATFGELRMTYPDSPHQFKAQYLELQSLLLSYMGPEYSDSPLIEADKRAKAIVRLFPQEANERQLELREAMVKINYLMAERQWRSAEYRFLQGENRSARMYLQQLLDDYPDTPFAEQAREKLAELNGKPDRPPQRFTPLIKLLRADADDRTWSKPDVEATQ
- the rplP gene encoding 50S ribosomal protein L16, with the translated sequence MALMPKRVMHRKSQRGRIKGSATRGNKVVFGDYGLQATQGGWIKARTIEAGRIAAQQYVRGEGRLYIRIFPDKPISSKPLETRMGKGKGEPEAWVAVIKPGTILYELAGVSEQQAKICFARLAAKLPLPVRLIRRRPA
- the rplW gene encoding 50S ribosomal protein L23 is translated as MAEVEAGVGLKLESHQVIVRPLVTEKGMHRATRNNHYAFEIHPLATKTDVRRAVEELFNVKVDKVMTQNRKGKSRRYRHRAGQTSNWKKAIVKLNSEHRIDFF
- the rpsJ gene encoding 30S ribosomal protein S10 gives rise to the protein MSSSSHEVIRIRMEAYDHTVLDQSAAEIVDTAKRTHSEVHGPIPLPTRIERYTVLSGPHIDKKARQQFEIRTHKRLIDIRQATAKTIEALNKLSLPAGVDIKIKATAR
- the rplV gene encoding 50S ribosomal protein L22, with amino-acid sequence MSFRATHNYARISSRKVRPLADLVRGKFADEALDILKYQPQRGARMLEKVVRSAIGNAQDPEQNKGVTHNPERLVVVDARIDGGPMFKRIRPRARGMAFGILRRSSHITVVLKTIDELGSGLE
- a CDS encoding LptE family protein — encoded protein: MVLAPWSLSAALTLALGGLCGCATYQFGTASLYQPNIRTIHVPMVRNDTFRHEIGGQLTEALIRSIELRTPYKVVADPNADSTLTCRVSNQAKRVVAENAFDEPRVLNSTVSVELTWTDRRGNLLLTNRFVPAGELAFYFIQGANFVPEGGQSMGTAHHQAVEQLAEQIVSQMESRW
- the rpsQ gene encoding 30S ribosomal protein S17 — its product is MANIVVGVVASDKTSKTRRVEIDRLVRHPKYGKFVRRRTVCHVHDEDNQSAMGDTVEIVECRPVSRTKRWKLVRVLEKNKEIDLAALRAARRSESTEETKTIDQLSGGAS
- the rplB gene encoding 50S ribosomal protein L2: MGIRIYKPTSPGRRNASVSDFSELTPGAVPEKSLLIPRRKKGGRNNQGKITCRHRGGGHKQQYRLIDFKRNKDGVPAKVDSIQYDPNRSCRIALLVYADGHKSYVVAPDGLKAGETVQNGPDAPVKVGNCLPLKGIPPGTEVFCVEMQPGRGGVLCRSAGTLAVLMAREADWAQLQMPSGEIRRVPSGCRATIGKASNPDHSAVVIGKAGRNRWKGRRPHVRGTAMNPIDHPHGGGEGRTKGGRNPVTPQGKPTKGGSTRARRKPSNSAIVRRRRSRRYGQLKLR
- the rpsC gene encoding 30S ribosomal protein S3, with product MGQKVNPVGFRTGVVVGWKSRWYASKKEYAELLVEDQKIRHFVRNHPDPKFQSQYRSAGIDRIEIERTRDEVRVVLFVARPGLIIGKKGQEVEKLQEELQSLVGRRVNLKIEEIARPEIQARLVAEDIAQQLMKRANFRRTMKRALETTMDAGAKGIKVQLSGRLGGAEMARCEKASTGSLPLSTLQAKIDYGFAEASTPQGNLGVQVWINQGFYSGDSTDGADAQAGNASKKPKRAHKR
- the rplC gene encoding 50S ribosomal protein L3, yielding MAKGILGRKVGTTQIFQEDGTAVPVTVLEVGPCHVLQVRTVDRDGYEAVQLGFSDKPRRLSSRSERGHVAAISSKRSARVTAVGGVAASSKADCEPQRFVRELRGATELQVGGTVTAAVLEGVKAVDVIGTTRGRGYSGVMKRHNFAGQRATHGVKKCHRHPGGTSMNTYPGRTFKGKKMAGQYGAARSTARNLKVVKVDAENNLLLVCGAVPGPKGAYVVVKETNKVG
- the rpmC gene encoding 50S ribosomal protein L29; this translates as MKLGDLREMSDEQLELTAKDAANQLFHLRVKAQTEKVKATSEKRRNRRMIARIRTLQTERIRRKSATA
- a CDS encoding Gfo/Idh/MocA family oxidoreductase, which produces MSRHISRRSAIQQVAIWGGAAGVATQLLPTNRILGSNDRIGVGMIGVRNQGSGNLKRFQQAGADIVAICDVDSAVAAAATKLVKGPAPKLLSDYRKLLDDPAIDAVVITVPDHWHALMTIHACQAGKDVYCEKPLTLTIAEGRKMVAAARTHQRIVQTGSQQRSSSEFWRACMLVRNGHIGTVAEVRVGLPGCNHPGPLGLDSLPPPELDYERWLGPAPQRPYNSLRVHYNFRFWWDYSGGQMTNFGAHHLDIAQWALGMDDSGPVAVDGVAGFHPERVHEVTESIRLTYAYANGVRLICGQGQKDIQSGIRFIGTRGEIYVNRGKLRTNPEDLTTLPLDDQPVQLYSSHDHTRNFLECMRSRQLPICDVEIGHRSATVCHLGNIVARLGRGVQWDPASETIVGDADAQAMTDRPYRVGY
- the rpsS gene encoding 30S ribosomal protein S19, whose amino-acid sequence is MGRSTKKGPFVDPRLFGKVTAARDSRKDGEPITTWARRCTIVPEFVGMTFMVHNGKQHMRVFVTEDMVGHKLGEFAPTRTFRGHSGKGAKK
- the rplD gene encoding 50S ribosomal protein L4, with product MVTLPVYDQKGAQVGQVEVDPASIAPKISKQLLHDAVVMYLANQRQGTKKTKARGEVSGSTRKLYRQKGTGNARVGSRRAPQRRGGGHAMQLRPRSFYYRMPKKAIRAATRMAIASKIHDGELVVVDKLDMSAPKTKEFAATLKALGLAGMSTIVATDGYLTNVYLSARNVPGVGVAPVADLNALAVLRPRRMLVTKAALELIKNS